The Brevibacillus choshinensis genome includes a region encoding these proteins:
- a CDS encoding aldo/keto reductase: MQTRSFGRDPHQVSLLGFGAQRIVDEHDCTEEEAIAIIRRAVEAGVNYFDTAPSYSDGQSETRVGLGLKGLRDKVWIATKTGGRTRDLALKDLEGSLKRLQTDYVNEWRMHNIMQPHDLDAIFAKGGALEALIEAKEQGLIRKISISGHTDPRLLAEAIRRYPFDSALVALSALDHFIYSFAHDFVPQAVEKGVAVIGMKVMGLGKLAPWTEQALRYTWSLPVATSILGVSKMEELEADLEAANRFVPMTDIERVDLFQEIMPLVRPDVIRWKAREWMAGEWYQLPELAYPKQS, translated from the coding sequence ATGCAGACCCGTTCGTTTGGACGAGACCCACACCAGGTTTCTTTGCTAGGTTTTGGTGCGCAACGCATTGTGGATGAGCACGACTGCACGGAAGAAGAAGCGATTGCGATCATTCGCCGCGCAGTAGAGGCGGGGGTCAATTATTTTGATACGGCCCCGAGCTATAGTGATGGACAGTCGGAGACACGCGTCGGTCTGGGATTGAAAGGTCTGCGCGACAAGGTGTGGATCGCGACCAAGACAGGCGGTCGTACCCGAGACCTCGCCCTGAAGGATTTGGAAGGCAGTCTGAAGCGACTCCAGACCGATTATGTCAATGAGTGGCGTATGCACAATATCATGCAGCCACATGATCTGGACGCGATCTTTGCCAAAGGCGGCGCGCTCGAAGCCTTGATCGAAGCGAAAGAACAGGGCCTGATCCGTAAAATCAGCATTAGCGGTCATACGGACCCTCGTCTGCTGGCGGAAGCCATTCGCCGTTATCCTTTTGATAGTGCACTGGTTGCGCTGTCCGCACTGGATCATTTTATTTACAGCTTCGCGCATGATTTTGTCCCGCAAGCCGTAGAAAAAGGTGTAGCGGTTATCGGGATGAAGGTTATGGGGCTAGGAAAGCTGGCTCCGTGGACCGAACAAGCGCTGCGCTATACATGGAGCTTGCCTGTTGCTACGTCGATTTTGGGTGTGAGCAAAATGGAGGAGCTGGAGGCCGATCTCGAAGCAGCCAATCGCTTCGTCCCGATGACAGACATCGAACGTGTGGACCTGTTCCAAGAAATCATGCCACTGGTTCGTCCGGACGTCATTCGTTGGAAGGCGCGCGAATGGATGGCAGGCGAATGGTATCAGTTACCTGAATTAGCTTATCCGAAACAATCCTAG
- a CDS encoding BrxA/BrxB family bacilliredoxin: MMSYEAYMSQVIQPMREELTRNGFQELRTADEVEQTLPSAKGLTLVVVNSVCGCAAGLARPAVVYSLNHTTKPDNIFTVFAGQDKEATAKAREYFEGYAPSSPSFAIMKDGKIMTMIERHQIENNDLQTIANLLTNAYETYSN, translated from the coding sequence ATGATGTCTTATGAAGCATATATGAGCCAAGTAATCCAACCAATGCGTGAAGAGTTGACTCGCAATGGTTTTCAAGAGCTCCGCACTGCTGATGAAGTAGAACAAACTTTGCCAAGTGCGAAAGGTCTGACACTGGTAGTCGTGAACTCCGTTTGTGGTTGTGCAGCAGGATTGGCTCGCCCAGCGGTTGTATATTCCCTGAACCATACCACGAAGCCAGACAACATCTTCACCGTATTTGCTGGACAAGACAAGGAAGCGACTGCAAAAGCTCGCGAGTATTTCGAAGGCTATGCACCATCTTCCCCGTCTTTTGCCATCATGAAAGACGGCAAAATTATGACGATGATCGAACGTCATCAGATCGAAAACAACGATCTGCAAACCATTGCCAATCTGCTGACCAACGCTTACGAAACATACAGCAACTAA
- the rnjA gene encoding ribonuclease J1, translated as MLGGKILSDVKIFAMGGLGEIGKNMYCVEYEDEIIMIDCGVKFPENEMFGIDLVIPDVSYLVQNQHKIKALLLTHGHEDHIGAIPYVLRQIKVPIYGGRLTLGLVKAKLEEHRMQNDVKLIPISEDTEIPFDRLKATFFRTNHSIPDSFGVVLHTPEGAVIHTGDFKFDMTPVGQTTEYGKIARIGASGDVLALLSDSTNSERYGFTMSERTVGEGILDVVRKARGRIILATFASNVHRLQQVVDAAEQCNRKVAVIGRSMEKVFLIGQELGYIQMPEGMLIDIKHIDNYADNQVLIICTGSQGEPMAALTRIASGSHRTVSIYPEDTVIISASPIPGNTINVSRTIDKLYRAGANVVLNQDFDIHASGHGSSEELKLMLNFIRPKFFIPIHGEYRMLKTHSKLAQQVGIEDSNIFIMDNGDVLNCNREKAWLTKVHAGIVLIDGSGVGDVGNIVLRDRKHLAEDGLMVVVVSLDMKNFKILTGPDIVSRGFVYVRGSESLIQEATMLVRQRLQEALEKKIKEWSELKAQINEVIKPFIYEKTGRNPMILTILMEV; from the coding sequence ATGTTAGGAGGAAAGATATTGAGCGACGTTAAGATTTTCGCGATGGGCGGCCTCGGCGAGATCGGAAAAAATATGTACTGCGTCGAGTATGAGGATGAGATTATCATGATTGACTGCGGGGTGAAATTCCCCGAGAACGAGATGTTCGGGATCGATCTGGTCATTCCCGATGTTTCTTATCTGGTACAAAACCAGCATAAAATTAAAGCACTTTTATTAACGCACGGGCATGAAGATCACATCGGGGCTATTCCCTATGTTTTACGGCAAATAAAGGTGCCTATTTACGGTGGACGCCTGACCCTGGGCTTGGTCAAGGCAAAGCTGGAAGAGCACCGCATGCAAAACGATGTCAAACTGATTCCGATCTCGGAAGATACGGAAATTCCCTTCGACCGGTTGAAGGCTACGTTTTTCCGTACAAACCACAGTATCCCAGATTCGTTTGGGGTCGTGCTTCATACTCCAGAAGGAGCGGTTATCCATACGGGCGACTTCAAGTTTGACATGACACCTGTCGGACAAACGACCGAGTACGGGAAAATTGCCCGCATTGGTGCGAGCGGAGATGTACTGGCTTTGCTGTCGGACAGTACAAACAGTGAGCGGTACGGCTTTACTATGTCGGAGCGTACGGTAGGCGAAGGCATTCTCGATGTGGTTCGCAAAGCGCGCGGTCGCATCATTCTCGCGACTTTTGCCTCCAACGTGCACCGTCTGCAGCAAGTCGTGGATGCTGCCGAGCAATGCAACCGCAAAGTCGCGGTCATTGGCCGTAGCATGGAAAAGGTATTTTTAATTGGACAAGAACTGGGCTACATCCAGATGCCAGAGGGTATGTTGATCGACATCAAGCACATCGACAACTACGCAGACAATCAGGTGTTGATCATTTGTACAGGTAGCCAGGGCGAGCCTATGGCGGCTCTGACTCGGATCGCTTCGGGTTCTCACCGGACGGTTTCGATCTATCCGGAAGACACAGTCATCATTTCGGCTTCACCGATCCCAGGCAACACGATCAACGTGAGCCGGACGATCGACAAGCTGTACCGAGCTGGTGCCAATGTCGTGCTCAACCAAGACTTTGACATCCATGCCTCCGGTCACGGAAGCAGCGAAGAGCTAAAGCTCATGCTGAACTTCATCCGTCCCAAGTTCTTTATCCCGATCCACGGGGAGTACCGGATGCTGAAGACTCACTCCAAGTTGGCACAGCAAGTGGGGATTGAGGATAGCAACATCTTTATCATGGACAACGGCGATGTGCTGAACTGCAATCGTGAAAAAGCATGGCTGACCAAGGTTCATGCAGGTATCGTCCTGATCGATGGTAGTGGTGTAGGGGATGTAGGAAACATCGTCCTGCGCGACCGCAAGCATTTGGCAGAGGACGGATTGATGGTCGTTGTCGTGAGCTTGGATATGAAGAACTTCAAGATCTTGACGGGACCTGATATCGTGAGCCGTGGCTTCGTATACGTGCGTGGTTCCGAGTCGCTCATTCAGGAAGCGACGATGCTCGTTCGTCAACGTCTGCAGGAAGCATTGGAAAAGAAAATCAAAGAGTGGTCTGAGCTGAAGGCCCAAATCAATGAAGTGATCAAGCCGTTCATCTACGAAAAAACAGGCCGCAACCCGATGATTCTTACCATTTTGATGGAAGTGTAG
- a CDS encoding DUF3889 domain-containing protein, with amino-acid sequence MKSKGKAILVALLLGLSLAWTSPVADAQPPYAKWGKIAMQQTMKTYPKAKVVDYLHVGRKNKTPTTSEETFKLLLQENNRMWALLVHIEFETKSEKVLKVSFEETS; translated from the coding sequence ATGAAATCAAAAGGAAAAGCCATCCTCGTTGCCCTGCTGTTGGGCCTGTCGCTAGCCTGGACAAGTCCAGTCGCCGATGCTCAGCCTCCCTATGCAAAATGGGGCAAAATCGCCATGCAACAAACGATGAAAACGTACCCCAAAGCAAAAGTTGTGGATTATTTGCACGTAGGTCGAAAAAACAAAACGCCCACAACGTCAGAAGAGACGTTCAAGCTCTTGCTCCAGGAGAACAATCGCATGTGGGCGTTACTGGTTCATATTGAATTTGAGACGAAATCCGAGAAGGTGCTGAAGGTCAGCTTTGAGGAGACGAGCTAA
- a CDS encoding SCO family protein, whose protein sequence is MSIGTQKQQGTALQRHWFTVLAGVLILAIVGVFGYKYMTKVDIPVMKALNDFSLDNINGSKYTFSEGKGKVRLVEFMFTNCPDICPATTYNMSKLQDQLKEKGLFGDKVEFVSITFDPDFDTPEVLQEYAKKFKADQSGWQFLRGDTQAVEKVTKDFGIAVMKQPDGSFAHTARMFLVDEDGNMRRAYGMAAEMDMEQMMTEMEQLAD, encoded by the coding sequence GTGAGTATAGGTACGCAAAAGCAGCAGGGAACGGCTCTGCAGCGTCATTGGTTTACGGTACTGGCAGGTGTACTCATTTTGGCTATTGTCGGCGTGTTCGGATACAAATACATGACCAAAGTAGACATTCCTGTCATGAAGGCCTTGAACGACTTCTCATTAGATAACATCAATGGCTCGAAGTACACCTTCTCAGAAGGCAAGGGGAAGGTAAGGCTGGTCGAATTTATGTTTACCAATTGCCCAGATATTTGTCCTGCTACGACATACAATATGTCCAAGCTGCAGGATCAGTTGAAGGAAAAAGGATTGTTCGGGGATAAGGTAGAGTTCGTGAGCATTACCTTTGATCCTGATTTTGACACACCTGAAGTCCTGCAAGAATACGCCAAGAAATTCAAGGCTGATCAGAGTGGTTGGCAGTTCTTGCGAGGGGATACCCAAGCTGTGGAAAAGGTGACGAAAGACTTCGGAATCGCTGTGATGAAGCAGCCGGATGGTTCTTTTGCCCATACGGCGCGCATGTTCCTCGTGGATGAAGACGGCAACATGCGCCGCGCATACGGAATGGCTGCCGAAATGGACATGGAGCAAATGATGACGGAGATGGAGCAGCTGGCAGACTAG
- a CDS encoding rhodanese-like domain-containing protein, with protein MSNSVKEITPEELLAKLEANEELQVIDVREVDEWNAGHIKQAKLIPLGFLPHRIDELDKDVPIVMVCRSGARSNMATEYLTAQGYDVANMVGGMLAWPGEKEL; from the coding sequence ATGAGTAATAGCGTAAAAGAAATAACTCCAGAAGAATTGCTGGCAAAGCTGGAAGCCAATGAGGAGCTGCAAGTAATCGACGTACGCGAGGTTGACGAGTGGAATGCGGGTCACATCAAACAAGCCAAGCTGATTCCCCTTGGATTTTTGCCGCATCGCATCGACGAGCTGGACAAAGACGTTCCGATCGTCATGGTTTGCCGCAGCGGTGCGCGTAGCAATATGGCAACAGAGTACTTGACCGCACAAGGCTACGATGTAGCAAATATGGTGGGCGGAATGCTGGCATGGCCAGGAGAGAAAGAACTGTAG
- a CDS encoding homocysteine synthase: MSNQQQWKPETIAVHGGQEPDPVTGSRAVPIYQTSSYVFRDTDHAADLFALKEMGNIYTRIMNPTQDVFEKRVALLEGGVGALATASGQAAITFSILNIAQAGDEVIASSSLYGGTYNLFAHTLPRLGIKVHFVDQSNPENFRAYINENTKAFFCETIGNPRMDVADLQAIADIAHENGVPLIVDNTFATPILCRPFEHGADIIVHSTTKFIGGHGTAIGGIIVDSGKFDWNNGKFPGLTTPDPSYHGVVYADAVGPLAYIIKARVQLQRDIGAAVAPFNSFLFLQGLETLHLRMERHSQNAQAVAQYLASHPAVEWVSYPGLEGDANHALAQKYLPQGAGAILTFGIRGGVNEGKKLIESVKLFSHLANVGDSKSLVIHPASTTHQQMSEEEQAAAGVTPGMIRLSIGTESIADIIGDLEQALKTAVKQVTA; this comes from the coding sequence ATGTCAAATCAACAACAATGGAAACCGGAAACAATTGCAGTCCATGGAGGACAGGAGCCAGACCCCGTGACAGGTTCCCGTGCCGTCCCTATCTATCAAACGAGCTCCTATGTGTTCCGCGATACGGATCATGCGGCAGATTTGTTTGCGCTGAAGGAAATGGGCAACATCTATACACGTATCATGAACCCGACACAGGATGTATTTGAGAAGCGCGTTGCTCTGCTCGAAGGTGGCGTCGGCGCGTTGGCGACCGCTTCCGGTCAGGCAGCCATTACCTTCTCCATCCTCAATATCGCGCAAGCTGGAGATGAAGTGATCGCATCCAGCAGCCTTTACGGTGGCACATACAATCTCTTCGCTCATACCCTGCCACGCCTTGGCATCAAAGTACATTTCGTAGATCAATCCAATCCGGAAAACTTCCGGGCATACATCAATGAAAATACCAAAGCGTTTTTCTGCGAAACGATCGGAAACCCTCGCATGGACGTAGCCGATCTGCAAGCAATCGCGGACATCGCTCATGAAAATGGCGTTCCACTGATCGTAGACAATACGTTTGCGACTCCGATCTTGTGCCGTCCTTTTGAACACGGCGCAGACATCATCGTCCACTCTACTACTAAATTCATCGGCGGCCACGGAACAGCCATCGGCGGAATTATCGTAGACTCAGGCAAATTTGATTGGAACAATGGCAAATTCCCAGGACTGACTACTCCAGATCCTAGCTATCACGGAGTCGTTTACGCGGATGCAGTCGGACCTCTGGCGTACATCATCAAAGCGCGTGTCCAGCTGCAGCGTGACATCGGAGCAGCTGTCGCTCCTTTCAACTCCTTCTTATTCCTCCAAGGGCTCGAGACGCTGCATCTACGCATGGAGCGCCATAGCCAAAACGCACAGGCAGTTGCTCAATACCTCGCTTCCCACCCTGCCGTGGAATGGGTCAGCTACCCAGGTCTGGAGGGCGACGCGAATCACGCACTAGCGCAAAAATACTTGCCTCAAGGCGCAGGTGCTATCCTCACCTTCGGCATCCGTGGCGGTGTAAATGAAGGAAAGAAACTGATCGAATCTGTAAAGCTTTTCTCTCACTTGGCAAACGTGGGAGATTCCAAGTCGCTCGTCATTCATCCTGCGAGCACCACCCACCAGCAAATGTCGGAAGAAGAACAAGCTGCTGCTGGCGTTACTCCAGGCATGATCCGTCTCTCTATCGGAACGGAGTCTATCGCGGATATTATTGGTGATTTGGAGCAGGCGTTGAAGACGGCGGTAAAGCAAGTCACCGCATAA
- a CDS encoding 3D domain-containing protein: MKKQFITKSFVTMALGLCLAAIATPAFAASSTYQIKAGDTFYQISKQYNVPLESVQKANPGVDPQNLQLGQTIQLPVANHVKTTAGQARPYSKVIKAVATAYTGSAEENGGWAGVDYFGNPLKVGTIAVDPDVIPLGSTVYITGYKHGSLPGNGMIAKATDIGGAIKDARVDIYVPGKDASGFGMQNVKIYVLK; the protein is encoded by the coding sequence ATGAAAAAACAGTTCATAACAAAATCTTTTGTAACGATGGCGTTAGGTTTGTGCTTGGCAGCGATCGCAACACCAGCATTCGCTGCTTCCTCTACCTACCAGATTAAAGCAGGCGACACCTTCTACCAGATTTCCAAACAGTACAACGTGCCTTTGGAATCGGTACAGAAGGCAAATCCGGGGGTAGACCCACAGAACCTGCAACTGGGGCAGACCATCCAGTTGCCCGTCGCAAATCATGTAAAGACAACTGCCGGTCAAGCTCGTCCTTACAGTAAAGTGATCAAAGCTGTGGCGACCGCCTATACCGGATCAGCAGAGGAAAACGGCGGATGGGCAGGGGTGGATTACTTCGGAAATCCGCTCAAAGTGGGTACGATCGCTGTCGACCCGGACGTGATTCCGCTTGGCTCTACTGTATACATCACCGGGTACAAACATGGCTCGCTTCCTGGGAACGGCATGATCGCCAAAGCAACCGACATCGGTGGAGCGATCAAAGATGCGCGGGTGGACATTTACGTGCCTGGTAAGGACGCAAGCGGCTTTGGTATGCAAAATGTAAAAATTTATGTGTTGAAGTAG
- a CDS encoding TasA family protein: protein MSVKTKVMMAVLSAAAGLSLVGGGTYASFSDVETAQGSYAAGTLNLELKKLNDREIGTNLFESKLGNLKPGDSVEKVFKLVNGGTLSIRDVFMKATYDNADYVDGANPASATYSKIDNKHKIVNSVDDFADQIQIEVFSGEVLPLKQVWKGTLKELNQSSVTTGDLTDNFYNYALPALPLADADPVRVRLTFKGTADNKFQGDALKKVNFQFFAVQHQGTNFDDGEDIEWYNGAQHDAPKPPTRP from the coding sequence ATGAGTGTTAAGACAAAAGTAATGATGGCCGTTCTTTCCGCAGCCGCGGGTCTCTCTTTGGTTGGGGGAGGTACATACGCTTCTTTCTCCGACGTGGAAACGGCACAAGGTTCGTACGCAGCTGGTACGTTGAATCTGGAATTGAAAAAGCTGAATGACAGAGAGATTGGGACCAATCTGTTTGAATCCAAGCTCGGGAATCTGAAGCCGGGTGACAGCGTAGAAAAAGTATTCAAGCTCGTGAATGGCGGTACGTTATCCATCCGAGATGTCTTCATGAAAGCAACCTACGACAATGCGGATTATGTTGATGGAGCAAATCCGGCATCGGCTACTTACTCCAAAATTGACAACAAGCATAAGATTGTTAACAGCGTGGACGATTTTGCTGATCAGATTCAGATTGAAGTATTCAGCGGCGAAGTCCTTCCTCTCAAGCAAGTATGGAAAGGAACCCTCAAGGAGCTCAATCAAAGCTCTGTAACAACTGGTGATTTGACCGATAACTTCTACAATTACGCCTTACCAGCTCTACCGCTTGCAGATGCGGATCCAGTTCGTGTAAGACTGACTTTTAAAGGCACAGCGGATAACAAATTCCAAGGCGATGCTTTGAAAAAGGTCAACTTCCAATTCTTTGCAGTCCAGCATCAGGGAACGAACTTCGATGATGGGGAAGACATTGAATGGTACAACGGCGCTCAGCATGATGCTCCAAAACCACCAACTCGCCCATAA
- a CDS encoding TasA family protein, producing the protein MSLKKALGMGVASAALGISLIGGGTFAAFSDTETAENSYAAGTLNLELKKLNGSALGSGVFESKLANLKPGDSVTKKFLLTNAGTLSIKDVFFQATYENGDYKDGNDSSNPLRAKIDSKYLGSAFTNSADDFADQIKVEVYGGDPVANPTHSNRVWEGTLKELKTKWTPDITSETSNHSLPALPVDTDGVTIKFTFNKEAGNKFQGDTLSKIKFQFNAVQFSGKEFNDGTNIENENASQTESH; encoded by the coding sequence ATGAGTCTTAAAAAAGCATTGGGCATGGGCGTAGCATCGGCAGCACTCGGTATTTCCTTGATCGGTGGCGGAACTTTCGCGGCATTCTCTGACACTGAAACAGCAGAAAATAGCTACGCAGCAGGTACGTTGAACCTCGAACTGAAAAAATTGAACGGAAGCGCTCTGGGTTCTGGCGTATTTGAATCCAAACTGGCTAACCTGAAACCAGGAGACAGCGTAACGAAAAAATTCTTGCTGACCAATGCTGGTACCCTGTCGATCAAAGACGTATTCTTCCAAGCTACTTATGAAAACGGCGATTACAAAGATGGTAACGATTCTAGCAACCCACTCCGCGCTAAGATTGACTCCAAATACTTGGGATCTGCTTTCACAAACAGTGCTGACGATTTTGCTGATCAAATCAAAGTTGAAGTTTATGGTGGAGACCCAGTCGCAAACCCTACTCATTCCAACCGCGTATGGGAAGGTACATTGAAAGAACTGAAAACCAAATGGACTCCAGACATCACTTCCGAGACTAGCAACCATAGCTTGCCTGCTCTGCCAGTAGACACAGATGGCGTAACCATCAAGTTTACCTTCAACAAAGAGGCTGGAAACAAATTCCAAGGCGACACGCTGAGCAAAATCAAATTCCAATTCAACGCAGTACAATTCAGTGGCAAAGAGTTCAACGATGGTACAAACATCGAGAACGAAAACGCTAGCCAAACAGAAAGCCATTAA
- the sipW gene encoding signal peptidase I SipW encodes MKKWISRIVTWIFAAILIVMASAVVVSKASDGEPKFFGFQMKGVLSGSMEPTFMTGSVIVIKPGGDMNRFQKGDVITFRVADDKLVTHRVVDVLKNGQNVSYVTKGDNNQKADPEPVRAENIVGQYMGITVPNLSYLLDFVRSKTGAVILMITPGVFLLGYSILSIRKAINQLESKAAN; translated from the coding sequence ATGAAAAAATGGATCAGCAGAATCGTGACGTGGATCTTCGCAGCGATCCTGATCGTGATGGCGTCAGCGGTTGTCGTTTCAAAGGCTTCTGATGGCGAACCGAAATTCTTCGGCTTTCAAATGAAGGGCGTCTTATCAGGCTCTATGGAACCGACCTTCATGACTGGCTCTGTGATTGTGATCAAACCAGGTGGTGACATGAATCGTTTTCAAAAAGGGGATGTCATTACGTTCCGAGTAGCTGACGACAAGCTCGTCACGCACAGAGTGGTGGATGTACTGAAAAATGGCCAGAACGTATCGTATGTGACCAAAGGCGACAACAACCAGAAGGCTGATCCAGAGCCTGTTCGTGCAGAAAACATCGTAGGTCAATACATGGGCATCACGGTTCCCAACCTCAGCTATCTGCTAGATTTCGTAAGATCCAAAACAGGAGCAGTCATCCTGATGATTACCCCAGGGGTGTTCCTGCTAGGCTACTCGATCCTGAGCATTCGTAAAGCAATCAACCAATTGGAGAGCAAGGCGGCCAATTAA
- a CDS encoding signal peptidase I, with amino-acid sequence MKKTFSLMITILFVLVVALNGLLLYGKVTQGKTSLLGYELRVVLSGSMSPEFDTGSIVAVKPAPFTEIRTGDIITYAHPDGYTVTHRVVEIQEGKLITKGDANNVADQTPVPPEKVMGKVHYWLPYMGYVVTFVQSKVGIFLLSAIPGCYLVISSLRKVNRLAGEEEVKSRDQHAKVR; translated from the coding sequence ATGAAGAAGACCTTTTCGCTCATGATCACCATCCTCTTTGTTCTCGTGGTCGCCTTGAATGGTTTGCTTTTGTACGGGAAGGTGACGCAAGGAAAGACAAGCCTGCTCGGGTATGAGTTGCGGGTCGTGCTCAGTGGTTCGATGTCTCCCGAGTTTGATACCGGTAGCATTGTAGCCGTAAAGCCAGCCCCTTTCACGGAAATCCGAACAGGTGACATCATTACCTACGCTCACCCGGATGGTTATACCGTCACCCATCGCGTGGTCGAAATTCAGGAAGGCAAGCTGATTACGAAAGGCGATGCCAACAACGTAGCCGACCAAACGCCAGTCCCCCCCGAAAAAGTGATGGGGAAAGTGCATTACTGGCTGCCGTACATGGGATACGTCGTGACGTTTGTTCAGTCTAAAGTCGGAATATTCTTGCTTTCGGCTATCCCTGGCTGCTATCTCGTCATTAGCTCGCTGCGGAAAGTCAATCGACTGGCTGGAGAAGAAGAAGTAAAGAGTCGAGATCAACACGCAAAGGTAAGGTGA
- a CDS encoding SipW-dependent-type signal peptide-containing protein, with product MKWEQVKNWPWKRIIIGSAVISSIAASTSFGTYAYFTSQVEDSTTFAAGKLEISLGENKAKFQAEADQPFLPGIRVEKTLSVENSSDVPVKYALLAEKADGDDIVYDQLVAEIRRTSDDELLYHGRISTLTQANVVIPELDKGERDQLHFTVYLPESTGNEVQEKSAEVNFGFLATQQENGDYFAQGGPVMTFTPQDLSGKQLLDTMKLANRVGDEESSKQKDGTAAKGMTFVLAAGSYDLSGMELPKHITWKAAPGQEGKVIIRADELEVHDASFEGIRFEGRGTGLLVGSNVSFRNCTFSSGFDEAIRTAGAVDVATEVGSEGGKFLEGLTVKDSVFEGADQAIVLNQTIKAALIANNTFSGGKHAVVIANDKETQVQIVDNDFTKVNQYAVESGGVRVGDGIDGFKEIEGEVVGTKKLALHLYKADVYLENNKYAR from the coding sequence ATGAAGTGGGAACAGGTGAAAAACTGGCCGTGGAAGCGGATCATCATAGGTTCGGCTGTCATCTCTTCCATCGCAGCGAGCACCAGCTTTGGGACGTACGCGTATTTTACGAGCCAGGTAGAGGACTCTACGACATTTGCTGCTGGGAAATTGGAAATCAGTCTGGGTGAGAACAAAGCGAAATTCCAGGCAGAAGCAGACCAGCCATTCCTGCCAGGGATTCGAGTAGAAAAGACACTGAGCGTAGAAAACAGCAGTGATGTACCTGTGAAATACGCTTTGCTGGCGGAAAAGGCGGATGGAGATGACATCGTCTACGACCAATTGGTGGCGGAGATTCGCCGCACCAGCGACGATGAGCTGCTCTATCACGGACGCATCAGCACCTTGACTCAAGCAAACGTAGTCATCCCTGAGCTGGATAAGGGCGAGCGGGATCAGCTTCATTTTACCGTCTATCTGCCTGAGAGCACTGGGAACGAGGTGCAGGAAAAATCAGCGGAGGTCAATTTCGGCTTTCTCGCTACCCAACAGGAGAACGGCGATTACTTTGCGCAGGGTGGACCTGTCATGACCTTCACCCCGCAGGACCTGAGCGGGAAGCAGCTGCTAGACACGATGAAGCTGGCCAACCGCGTGGGAGATGAAGAAAGCTCCAAGCAAAAGGACGGCACGGCAGCCAAAGGAATGACCTTCGTGCTGGCAGCTGGATCTTATGATTTGAGCGGAATGGAGCTCCCGAAGCACATTACCTGGAAGGCAGCACCGGGTCAGGAAGGCAAAGTTATTATCCGTGCAGACGAGCTTGAGGTGCACGATGCGTCCTTTGAAGGAATCCGATTTGAAGGTCGGGGAACTGGTTTGTTGGTCGGCTCCAATGTAAGCTTCCGCAATTGCACATTTAGCAGTGGATTTGACGAAGCGATCCGAACAGCCGGGGCAGTGGACGTTGCTACAGAGGTAGGCTCTGAAGGCGGGAAATTCCTCGAAGGTCTGACTGTAAAGGATAGCGTCTTCGAAGGTGCTGATCAGGCCATTGTCCTCAATCAAACCATCAAAGCTGCACTGATCGCCAATAACACATTCAGCGGTGGCAAGCACGCGGTTGTGATCGCCAATGATAAAGAAACGCAGGTCCAGATTGTCGACAACGATTTCACCAAAGTCAACCAATACGCGGTGGAAAGCGGCGGAGTGCGGGTAGGTGATGGCATTGACGGATTTAAGGAGATCGAGGGAGAAGTCGTTGGTACGAAGAAGCTGGCTCTCCATTTGTACAAAGCAGATGTGTACTTGGAAAACAACAAGTATGCGCGATGA